AACGTGTCTAATCTGTTTGGAAATTGGTTAAATGGTGTAACTAAGAAAAATAAAGGCCACATTAGAGTTGGTGTGTGCGCTTTACTTTGGGCAATATGGAATGTCCGCAACAATTATATCTTTAACAAAAAAAGTTTCCCATCTTTTCTGCAGGTTATTCCACTAGTTACTCAATGGATCCATATGTGGTCCTATCTCCAGCCGGAGGATGCGCGCCTGGACatggatattgggtgcaaccgCTTGGCGATGGTAGCACGGGATTTATACAGCCGGTGCGGTTGGCGTACTGATAGGCGGCTCACATGAAGATCTTGTGGCGGCTTGTTTTCCTCTTTTCCTTTAAATGGCTGTTTTATGTGGAAACTTTGTGTGATCCATGATTTGTTTTAAGATTGTAACTCAGACCGTTTAAATAAGtttaataagaggctgcatgcatcaattgatgcagaggctggggtactCCCCTTATCTAAAAAAACTAATAACTATTTCAAAATATTTCAAAAGTTTACCGGTTACCTCGGCTCTGGACTGCCAATGAGGTAAGCTTTTCTGAATAGTATGCAAATTAAACAGAGTTTTGCACGAGATATCTTCTAAGATGAGCAACTGCTGTACTAATCAGTGTGTTTTTTCTCACCTGGGGTAGTGAACTCGGGGACGCATATGGGTAGAGGGAGAGCAGTGTTGGCTCACGGGGCCAAATACCAAGCCGCCGCGGCAGCTCCGGATGGCACAGCGGAATCACCACCTCCATCATCGAACTCTCCAAGCAGCGCCTCCATCCCGCCAAGATCAGCAAACCTTGGCCCCTTCTAGCCGCCAGTCGCCGCGGGTGAGGGTAGCGTACCGCGTGTGGAGCATGTCGtccttggtgacggttgaaggcGGAGGGCAGAGAGGGCGAGGCGAGCGTGCACCGTTGCCATCGTCGTGCTCGGACTGGGGACGGAGCGCGGACCATAGTCCGAAGTGAGCGGCGGCCACATAATATTTGATACACATGAAAATTTACGTATATAAAAAGAGAGAGCAACATAATATTTAAAAAATAACAACATTCTTCTCTGCTTAAAATGTTACTCAAAAAACACGATGCACATATCCACTAATGTACATTAAGCTGAGCATattcaaagcaaaaaaaaattgaagTCAAGGCTACCATAGTATAATTTATCAAATTATATTTTAAAACAAAACCTACTTAAGTGTGTTTCAAGCAAAAGAGCTGTGCAACCTCATCTAACCGCAATTGAAGAAAATCCCTCGATATTGTCGTCACATACATATAAATCTAAATATACTGGTGGTGGTATGGCGAGAAGCCTTGAGATACAGCACCACCAAAAAAAGCTAGATCAACATTTCCAACAGAGAAATCCAATTCCAACGCAGCGACAGCTTCCTCGATTGTCTTTTTAGCTGTATGTACATGTTCTTGAACAAGTTCTCTGCCAATTCCGTCAGCTTCCCCAATCGTCATGTGAAGCTATGAGGGCTTCTTCATGCGCATCCTCGACACCTATTTCAGTAGAAACAGTGGGTACAACATCCTCCCAGAAGACCCACAAGCTCCTCAACCAAAATTAGATTATCAGCCCTAGAGTCTTCGAAAACAATTGTCACCTCTCTAATTTCTTTCAAATCAGAACTATTCGTCATCTCATCAGTATCCATCTGCACCCACTGGTGTTCGCCTACTTTACTACCCTCGTCAGTTGTCATGTTGGGAAGAATATGTCATTCACTGCATTCCTTCGAAAGGCAATCTGGCAGTTCCTTGCCATCCACCTCCCTGGCCGGGCTCCTACAGGATCAGTACCAACACCTGAACTGGTAGTCTGAACTTTTGAATCTTTGCCATGTCCTGATCTTGGGCTTCCATGCTGTGAATTCTCCTGATCACTAATAATATTACTATTCTGCACACTGCCACCATCAGCGCCTACAGGCACAACACCAGCGTTCTCTACAGTGCTAGCATGACCCTGACCATCTTAAACAATAACACAAAATGCAAGTCAATAAAAAATATAGAGTGCCTCTCTTTCCTATACACTTTGTTCTTTCCTATATAGAATAAGCATGTATGAGCATCCAAGATTACATTGCACTTCAAAGGAGAATAAGCTTGTATGAGCATCCAAGATTATCCTTTGGAGCTTCCATCTACTCAACACAAAATAGCATATCGCGTTGATCCAAAATCCTAGTTGAGTTCCTATCGGGCTCACCTTCAACAAAGGGGGCAGAGAGCCACAGAGCATGATAGCGCAAGGACGACAAAGCGGttgttgggagaagttgctgtagAAGGCTAATGTTGCACCCTTGCTGATTCCGTCAGCTGCATAATCTCAGGGCTCCTCATTAGCTGTAAACATTACTACATCAAATGGATATTATTTGCTAGAAAGTTAAGTATTGGACAACAACAAAAAATTCTGCAAACATGTTAGCATTTCATTTCATGGATGTCAGACAGTAGCAACCGTTGACAACAAAGAGATATTACGAATGGCAAGAATTGTGTGGTAGTGGAAAGTATAGATTATCAGTGCACAAAGTTAACTCATTATTCTGAACAAGCATTCGTTAAATGGGTCTAAATAGATTAGATCATAGAAAGGTAAAAAATACCATGTGATTTAACTTGATCGGTTGCATGACATCGTGTAAGGAATAAATTAAATAAGAAACATGGGTTTTTCTTGAACAAAGAAAACAAACCTCTGTGCACATTGAGGTTATTATCGCTTCACATGGTGAAAATGACAAGCCATGTTTGCTGCATATCACACACACCCAAAAATTAGAGAATAGAAACACTAACTACCTATAATGTTTTATTTAAAGAGAATAGTAAGAACTTGATTGGGCTGGAAGGATTTACAATAGCACACACGACTGCTTCTATTGCAAATGTGTTGTAAATGGGTTTTTATCGCGGGAGTAGGgattttcagggaaaagaaaacagaaaaaaagaaATTGGAAATAAATTGCTGATGTGGAGCAGCAGGGCTCGCTACCATAACCTCCACACACGCTGATTCTATTGCAAATGGGCTGAAAATGAGTTTCTATTAGATGTCAAATGAACCACACCTGTTCACCACCGTCCGCCGTCCAAAGCTGCCAAATAAATCAAGAAAGAACTTGTTATCCAGTGGAGAGTCACCTGGAGGAGGCGGGCATGGATGGTCCGTGGCGAGCTTCTGCACCAATTTGATACATTACCAATCTAGCTTCGACATGAAATACATATGAAATCACGGCCGTTGAAGGCCATCCTCTAGATTTGACTGAGTCCGTCGTGCCGTTGAAGGCCATCCTCAAAATTTGACTGAGTCCGCTGTGACGTTGAACATCTGGTTCATCCCAGTTTGCATGTCGTTGGTCAGGTCCACATTTTTCAGGGTTGGGCTCTCTAGAATCCTAACAACCTGAAAGATGGTCCAAGAAGGTCCATGGTGAGATATGCACCGTAAAAATTTGTGGTTGCCAGCTTGTTATGGTGTTTTAGTCTGTACCTGCCCAATCTTGAGCCTCCTTGCAGCCGAGTGCCAGAACATCTTCACATCGGCAAAGTTATCGGCGAGCAAAGGGTCCACCACCTCCTCAAAGTCATGTTCATCAACCGCGCGGGTGAGCAGCGGCCTCGACTGCGTTAAAAATTTGGATACATCATGTTGTCACAATTACTGATACAAATAACAAAGTGCCACTACTGCTATATCATCTTACCCACTCCACCAGGCTCTCATCATCGAGGGGACAGGACGAGTCCACAGGTTTCCGGCCGGTGATGAGCTCCAAGAGCACGGTGCCAGAGGAGAACACGTCCGATTAATTTCTCCATCAGCTTCTTGTCGATGCGTGCTCCGGGAACAAGTACCTATATTCAGCACAAATTCAGAGTTGACACTCATGTAAGTTCCCCATTTTCTTTCCCCTGATGAATGGCCGTGCAACAAGCCTATTTCAGAAGAGAAAATCATTGATTCTCATGTAGCAAGCACTTTAGTGATTACACCAAAACATCAAATATTCCATTGAAAGGGTAAACACAATTCAGATCTCAGACCAAACAAAAATATGAATTGAAGTAGAACTTTTAGTCTTTTAGAATATATCAACTTAAGTAGTTTCGGCTGATACAAAAAATTTCCTAGTACGTTGTGGAAGTAAGCTGCAGGTATGAAACAACAAAGAAAACAGCGTTGAGCGAATACACTCCAAGTACGAATAAATAAACCCAAATTGGTGTCTCTAACTCTATAAAACTGAGCAAGATCAAAATGTAAAAATGCTATGTCACACAACAAAGGGCTCTTGCACTTCCACAATTGACAAAATTGTGTGTCCAAAATCATAGTATAAATCAATTTTGTCAGACTTAACTGCGCAAGGGTTGGCCCAGTTATACATGGCCCAGTTATACAGTTATACTAATTTAAAATAATGGGATATCCTGGGAAAAGCAAACAttgggaagagaaggagaaatagAGAAATGATGTTACCGGGGGATACACGACGACCCCGTCAGCTTCCGTTGACCACTGATGGTGAACTGGGGCACGTGTGGAGGAGAGGTACATGCTCTGAACCATGAAACCTGCATTGTATAAACAAAAAATCAGAGAGCTACAGAAGCTTAATTTACCATATATTCAGTGCATCAATGTGGCCGATATAGTAAGATGCTTGTAGGTGTTGTGCTTGAATGCTAGCTCTATACATCTAGACAATATACCAAGATAGCCAGCTTGTACGTGCGTGAGTGCTACCGACATCAATCTAGCAGTCTAGCTTGTACGTGCAAGTTTCACAAGACAAAAGTATATCTCTCCCTTTTTTGAAGAAAAATGCTGCAGATTTTCTTCATTGTCTTTCTTACTATCTCACGAATTATGAAAACTCTCCAACCATAATATGCAGTATTAGTGAAATGGCAGTAGGTTGGGACTGCCTACCTTGGCACCCGCCCGTATCTTGACATGCTCTCAGTTCCGCGAGGAGACGGGGCGTGAGGGATACAGTTGTGCACACGGCCGCGTCGGCCGCGGCATAGGAAATGCGGCAAGGACGTCGCGCATGGACAAATCCCGGTCAAGACGCCGATGAGGATGCGCGGTACATCGCGACCTGGCTGATGAGGTCGACCTCGCCTGGATTCAGACTGACAAGGTGTACGTAGGCGGGACTCCGGCTTGAGGAGGACGGCGGAGGGAGCAGCAGTGAGGGGCTGGAGTCGCATCGCCGGTCCTAGGCCGCGGCGGAGGGAGCGTCATCCGACGAGCTCGAGCTCCGCTTTATGGGCCGAAGACGCGCATGGGGGTGGCCGCGGGCTGGCCCTGCTCCATGGGATGGATGCGGGGAGAGACGGGGATCGACTTGGCGACGGTTGGCTGGCCAGGGGCAGGCGGAGGCCGGAGGCCGAAGCAGccaggtgcggcggcggcggaggatgtGTGGGAGGAACCCTACTCTTTTGTTTCTATCACGGGGGGAGGATGACGAGCTCAGGGGCGAGGGGCGAGGGTTTCGGGTGCTGGTTTTAGGTTCCATCACGAGTTCACGACGATCTGGTATAGCTGGGCTTCGGCCCAGTTAAGCCCGTGCGGAACGACGAAGCGAACGACCAAAATCTTGACGTATTGGATCCTTGGCAGAATACGAAACAAGTTCattctttttaagtagtgtagatatcCATTACCCCAAATTACTAAATAATACAGCTGCGGTAACATTATTGCATACTAGGCGATAGTGATAATAGAGCAAAGCATGATCTCTTGTCTCTCCTAAGCACCACCAATGGCAACAGCCCTACGGCTGAGAGTGGTCGAGCCACCCTATGGACACGGGCATCACCGGCAGCCTAGACCTGAATCTCCAGCGCCCACCGGTACATCTCCTGCTCCGGGACCGGCACGTCGATGGTGACGAGCCCCATGTCGGCGTCATAGCTGAACTCCACGTCTTCCGAGTCGAGGGAGCATTTCACCGGCCTCCGGGAGCAGTAGGCGCCGAACCGGCCACAGCCCCGCACACTGAGCGTCACACCGGCATTGCCGTCGCTGTTGACGGTGCATTCTTCGACGGCGCCACCGGCGTTGAACATGTCGAGCAGGCCGATGGGCGCGAACGACACGCCCCGCGCGACGGCGCGGACGGGGCAGACGTGGAACAGCTCGTACTCGAGCGTCTTGAGCGTCACCGGCAGCTTGGCGCCACGGGGCAGCCGCACCAGCACCCCCGCCCGGTGCGCGTACAGCACGGCCTCGCCGTCCCAGTCAACGCCGCCGGCGACCAGGGCGATGGCGTCGACGTCCTCGGCGCGCACCGAGCCGGTGAGCGTCCCGGGCGCCTCGTCGTGGATGCGAGTCTTCTTGACGACGCGGCACCACCCCGCGCCCTGGCAGTTGAACACCCCCACCACGCCGGCGCACTTGTTGACGTTCCATATCTTGAGCAGGCTGCAAAGAAAAACAGAGGAACTGGAGCACACTAGCTAGAAATTAGTTTGGGAGAATTCGAGAGGCTGATGCTCACCTTGCGCCGTCGCGCGCCGGATCGGAGAAGAGGCAGTCGCGCGTGGGCCGGCCAGGGAGCTGCGCGCGAAGCACAGAGCCGTCGGGGAGCACGAGCTTCTTGAGCAGGTCGAAGTTGTGGTTCCCCGGCTTGTCGCTGACGTAAATCGGGCAGCCGCCGATCGCCCTTGCGGCGCCGTGGTACTCGGCCGCCGGGTGCAAGCTCTGCAAATTGAGAATCCATCCGTCAGAATCAGATAGAAAATTACAGGAAGTAGAAAGAAATAAACGTGGAAGACACACGATGCAGCTTACATGGAACATGTCCCAGTCGGGGTGCATGAACTCGCCGAGAAATAGCGTGTTGTAAGCCACCGAGGAGATGTGTATGGTGTGCGACGCCGGGTCGCGCGGGTAGAAGTCGTCGGAGGCGCGCATGACGGCGGTCTGCTTTGCGCTGTAGAGCGTGTCGGTGTTGTGGCACATGCAGGAGATGCATCCGTTGTCCGGGAAGTTCCTGGCGACGGACGCCTCGAGCGCGCGGTGGTACGCGTGGGTGAGCGCGACGCGGCCGCCGTGTCCGGCGCCGAGCGTCTCGATGATGTTCTGCACGTCCACCTTGACGCCGTCGACGCCGCACGCGGCGAGGTAGGCGTGGAGGTCGTGGTAGAAGGTGTGGGCCTTGCGCGGGTGCACGAGGCCGAGGCCGAGAACGGAGAGCGAGTCCATGACGATGTCCGGCTGGTTGCCCGTGACGCCCGGCGACTGCACCGGGTACGCGAGAGCCGGCTCGTAGCGCGCCATCCCGGCCGCGGACGGGGTGACCCCGCCCCAGTAGCCGGCCATGGCATGCCACACGTAGACGCTCTTGACGCCGTGCCCCTTCTTGGCCTCTTCCACCAGCTGCTTCAGCCCCGGGGTCTCCTCCTGCTTGTGGCTCTGGAACTTGGTGTTCTCCTTGATGCCCGTGAGCCTGCTTGCGAACTGGGCGCCTTCCTGGACGGAGACGCTAgggtccccctcctcctcctccttgtcctcgctGCCGATCTGCTGCCAGCCGTCGTCGATGATGAGGAACCGCGGCGGCGCGCCGCCCTCCTCCAGGCTGCGGAGGCCCTGCTTGACGCCGTCGGCTGTGACGTCGGTGTAGAAGGCGTCCCAGGTGCACCAGCCGAACCAGTCCACGAATGACGGCAGCTGCATGCATACGCCAATCCACAAAATCAGATGATCACTTGGCATCGAACAAACTAGTACTAATTGTAATCGAATCGTAGTAGTAGCATCAAATCAAAGTTGTACAGACATTTTTCTTGTCCCTGTGGTGGAACGTCTGCATGTGCTTCTCTACGGCCCTGCATTTCAGACATGAAAGATGATCGAGTTATAGCTGCAGTCGTTGGAACTTGGAACTTGGAACTATCAAGACGTGCAACGTAGAAGACGACGTACTTGACCGCCTGGGTGATGGTGTCGAACGGATTGGTGCCGGCGTGGATGTAGACGCTGTGCATCCCCTGTTCAGTCTGCACCGCCTTGTCCCCTGCTCATCACACGCAcaacaaaatcagaaaaatcgACTGCATTTACGATTTATCCcggtaaaataaaataaaaaacgagAATACCGCTATCGATGCATATCTGGAGCTGGTCCTGGTCGTTGCCCTGGAGCGCCGTGCGGAACTGCCCCTCCAGCAGTGGTAGCATCACCACGTACACCGGCTCGCCactgtcgccgtcgccgtcgccgttgcCGGCGGCGACGGGGACCTCGATGATAATGAACTGGGTCTCCAGCGGGACCTCGCGGCCGGAGTTGCCCATCCGCTGCGTCATCCACCACAGCTTGAACCGGAACACGCACATGAACCGGCAATCCCTGCATCAAACAAACAATTCCAGGGAAATCTAAGCCAAACCTTGACACTCATAAGAAATCTACATCCCAAAATTAGTAGAATTAGAAAATGGTACTCCGTAGTAGAGTCACAAAACCAACAAGATGCTGCCAAAATCCGTACTACTCCCAGCACATTCTAGAGAGTTTGGTACCACGTGTTCGACCCGCCACATTTCGTTGCGTAACTAATCTATCCAACTTTGCCTTTATCTCTTCCTCCCAACAGCAACAGGCACACCTCTAAAAAAAAGCAACAGGCACATGACTGAATCAGCGGTCGCCAATTAATAATACTCACCGGAGGGTTCCGAAGGTGAAGACGTGGTGGCTCTTGGCCTCGCCGGCTGTGGCGCCGATGAAGGCCCCATCGACGAGCCCTGCCCCGGAAGCGTGCGCCGCCGCGACGTTGTCAGGCACGCCGGATAGCACCGTGCGGCCGCGCACCGTCAGCCTCCCGTCGCTCACCGTGATCTGCGGCGTCACCGTCATCTCCGATAACCGAAATCAAACAACcgccttctcttcttcttcttcttcttcttcttcacaaGAACGGCAAGCAAAGACTTCATCAGCATACATATTCAACAAGGATTAACTAATCACAAACCAACACGCTGGACTTCATCAGCATACATAAAAATATCCAGCAAGGATTAACTAATCACAAATCAACACGCTGGCCAATCAAGGAGGACACGTACCTTGCTCTGATATGGCGGCCTGTGTGAAAAGATAGAGCACGGCACGGGTGACGTGTGATACAGTAGCAGAGAGTGCTTTGCGTTAGGTCAGTAAATTAGCAACTACAATAGGTGTACTAATGGCGCTCTCGACGGAGAGGGAGATGGAGGGAGGATGGAAGCGATGTGGGGAGGAGCAGTTTATATAGTGGGGAAGAGGGAAGATGGTGACGTCGCCGGAGAAGCTGCTAATCATAGCTGGAGAATTCACACCTCTCTACTGTCTAGGCGTAAAATTCCATCCCTCCCTACGTGTTGTCTCCTCCAAGGTTTCTTTGTGTGGAAGATTTGCATGGTGCTAATGGAAGGTATGGCATGGTCCAGCTGCTGCTGCTGTGCGTGGAGGATTTGAAGTGTCCCAGTTCCATGAATTTCTTTTTTACAAGAAATGCACTAATAATTGTGTAAACTATGCTACACCTGGTTTGTTGCTGTGTATTTCCTGTTGCCGACCGAGCGGAAAAAATGACACATGCATGTACGTGGTCTAGCTTGGTCTCGAAACCTTATCCCTTCTTTGTCCCAATACTCCTCCGTTGAATAGTTTTTAAAAAGGTTTAGTTCACCAATTTAAATTAGAACTACGACAAAAAATTATGGCTACGGTATGTTTTTGAGTGGCTCAAGCGTCTCAGTTTTGCTTAAAACGCATTAAAATTTCACTATACCAAAATTTATTATGTCGATAAATTGAAAACGTACAAAAAATGTTCAGGCAAAATGGAACATATCTCCTCATAGCGAGATTTTTATCGGGGGAAAGATCCCGGGTATGGTAAAGAACTGGAAACAGTTGGCTTAGGGCCGGCTGCCCCGCTGCCAAAGCCGgccgaggagcagccggctggagccatgGTCAGGGCCGGCTTCCACGTACCCTATCCGGCTTAACATGGGGTCGGCCGGCTTCGGCATAGCTAGGCCGGCTGCCCCTTCATCGGCCGGGTTCGTCTTTCCcttggccggctccagaagttggTGATCCTTGTAGGAAAAGGCTCCTGAACGGTCATCCGGGTGCCAAAGTCCACGAGGACGTCCCATCCCGCTGATTCCGGAACACTGCAGAGCAACAGGGATCTGCGTGACAACATGTCATCATGGCCCGGCTCTCCGAGGCAGCGCAGGCTACAGGCGGCGCTACCTAGGGGCCGCAGGCTACGAACATGAGCTAGATCCGGCCTACTGCCCGTCCATTGCTCTGTCATGTCCCTGTTGGTAACGACAAAGAGGACAAGACAGGGGCGGCAGCCAGGGGCCCCAGCACCTCGGGACCACGCGAGGAAGCCGGAGCCAGCGCCATAGCCTCTAGGGACTTCTATGTAATTGTTCCGGGCACTATATAAGCTCCAGtagagccccccccccccccccccgtccccCGTTGGGGGGATCGATCCATTCCATACTTTCACACATAGCAGAACCGCTTGGGAGGAGAGGTCTTCGTCTACCTCAAGCCGTCCACAGCTCAAGAAGCACCATTGTACTATCTCCGCATTATATACATCTCTAGGCAGGAGTAGGGATGTTACCTCcatacgagggccccgaacctaggtacATTGCTGTGTCGCTTGTACTCATACTCGCATCCGGAGTCCGCCTTAGGCCATAAGGCCTCAACCACTCGACTTAAGCCACcccatggcatatgccgtgatagatccacgacatttggcgcccaccatggggcatGCAGCGTCTGCGGCTGGAGTCTTCTTCCGGACGGGCCTCCTTCTACcctccggcgagcgagtcgcttcaggcttgatctggatgcTTGGCTCGCTGGactgcatcaacgacaacgctggtTGCTTCGCCGATAGGCCCTTCCATGCCGGCGGTAACATCATCACCTTCGGCGCGCATCGCGTCTAAGTCGCCACCGTCGGCCGCCGCGCTACCGGCGCCATGTGCGGAGCTACACCAGCCCTCCTTGCGGAGCCGGCGTCAGCAGCATCACCGCAAGCCCCTACGTCGTGCAGGAGGTTATGGCCACCAACGACAATGCCACCAAGTCCACGCGCAACCGTGGCCCCGCGCTAGAGCGCAACGTCAACGCCAACAGCACCTCAGGCTACGATCCACCACCTCCGCCCCCGCCGTCCATGCTGGAGGCGGCCAGGGCGAAGCTGAGTGAAGCGACCCGACATATTACAAAATAGTAACATGCAAGCCTTCGGCATATTGCAAGGGAAGTGAAGTATCTCGAACAATATGCcgatcagagtagcacaacatAAGCAACTGGAGCGGTCCAAAGTACGAAATTATATTACAAGATTCGAAGAAGCTTCAAACTGGAACATATTACAAGGTTCCGCTACCAACTACAACAAAAAGAACTCCAAAAGAACAAGGAAATCTTAACCTGAGGTTATACTACAACGAAGGACTCTCAAGTACTCCCTTCCTGTAATCTACACTACTAACTCTATGGATCAATACTAGCCTGCTCATTGAAGTACATGTAGTAGTTGACTCCTCCTTCGATGGTTTTCTTCTTCTCGAACTCCTCCTCCTGGACATCTGGGTAATCCACTCCCGCATCTACTGGTTCACAATCTAAGAAGGGAGATTTTGTAGGAGGGGATGAGTACACGAAGTAATCAACAAGTCTAGGATATATAACAAAACAGTTTTCATGCACTATCAACTACTAGGACCAATGGTCCATCAACTCACAAATTTTCGAAAACATTTATGATGAAAGAGTTCAAGTTTTATTCTGAAATCTATGATCTTCTTGCCTCACGAGCTGTTAGAATCCCCTGTGGATTCCTTTCTCGCCCCGTTCGCAgctccttcccggaacagggagtgacaatgcCACAATtttatacactctgcagaggtgcgttactttacccacgGACGCCCATGGTGGTGTTCCTGAGGTAGCTAGCCCCATTCACACTCCCTTCTTTGACATATCTCACATCTAGCTGGCAAAACCAGCTACCCGCCCAATCAGTTTAATGCCTTCAGTAGAGGCCTTTAGTTTGTTTAGACAGTTGGTCGCCTATAGTAGAGGTCACACCCCAACTGCCATCCCTGGGAGATATGCCGTAAGATGGAATTACTTCAGCTCCGCCCTTCCCAGTCAGGGTCATATGGTCAACGCGGTCACTACGGCGCTTGAGCTCAAGAAGGCAATTGTTGATTAGATCCTAATGGTGATATCCCTTGTAGTCGAACCCGCCTTCCAATGGCTTCACAGCCTCCACACAGGGTTCGACTACCAGCCATAATAGTTCACCGGCTGCTCCATCAGCCGATCAACATGCATGTCATATTATTTATAAGATATATTTTTGTTTGATGCAGGTGATACATAATAATAGATTGACAAAtactttgataaaaataatcaaggaTGTGCAAGAATGGACTTGCCTGAGATACTCAGGAgcgcaatcaaaatcattgaaggTCAATGTAGAAGATTCAATTCAACCATAAGAACTCCAAAGAAGATTCAACTGTAAGAAGGTGAATGAAGTCCAATCAAAGTGAGCACAACCAAGATGATGCAAATATATGTTACAAGTACACTTATCCATAGTGAAGCGTTGATGATTAACAGATTAGTCTTGGTTGTTCATTACCTTGCATAGTGCATTACATCAAGCAATGAACACAATCCATGTAAAACATGCTAACAGGATGAGACACATTCAGTTCACCaacacattttaattcacatgatAGCAAAGGTATACCAAGTTGAGTTTCAGGTTTTGTCATAGGTTTATCCGAAATAATTGGACAACAGAAAACAGGGTTATTCTACTGGTCCAGCTAACTAAACTCGATTGAGATTGTTGTGGATTTATTTGCTCACAGGAGATGCTAATTATGGCCAAGGAATCAGACCAGTTAGCTAACTCTAAGCTAAGCTTGAATCCTATTGATCACCTAGTGGTATTGGTAGTGACAAGTGGACCTGCATATACCAGTACAGCAACAACCAGATGCTTGATGTTATTTTTGGTACTATCGTTCCTATGGCATAGTGAAGTTAGTTCCCTGGGTCTTAGGTCAAAGAGGGTTAAACTGAACCATCTAATTTAGCTTGGTTCCAAATATGCATGACTGAAGGTGTGCGGCACTAGCGATCAAATGACCATTGTACACGACTCTAATTCTGAACTATTATAGTGAGGTCACTAAGTTTGTCACTTTAATTGCCGGTGGTCTCATCTGAATCTATTCGGTAAATAATTGGTTAGAAGTCTTTAGACATCAGTAGCTAACACACTCAAGCCAAAGTGTAGTAACCAAATTTTAATCATCAGTCTAGCTTGCTTATCTCTCTTACGTGTAACCTGATGGTTTCCTGGGATTTAGTTCTTCTACTGAAACCTGAAGATATGCTACAGTACATGTGCTTCTCTACTGAAACCTGGTCAAGTTTATATAGTTTGGGGTACTAAAGTATAG
This Lolium perenne isolate Kyuss_39 chromosome 1, Kyuss_2.0, whole genome shotgun sequence DNA region includes the following protein-coding sequences:
- the LOC127293906 gene encoding proline-rich receptor-like protein kinase PERK8 produces the protein MRLQPLTAAPSAVLLKPESRLRFMVQSMYLSSTRAPVHHQWSTEADGVVVYPPSDVFSSGTVLLELITGRKPVDSSCPLDDESLVEWSRPLLTRAVDEHDFEEVVDPLLADNFADVKMFWHSAARRLKIGQVVRILESPTLKNVDLTNDMQTGMNQMFNVTADSVKF
- the LOC127293915 gene encoding probable galactinol--sucrose galactosyltransferase 2; translation: MTVTPQITVSDGRLTVRGRTVLSGVPDNVAAAHASGAGLVDGAFIGATAGEAKSHHVFTFGTLRDCRFMCVFRFKLWWMTQRMGNSGREVPLETQFIIIEVPVAAGNGDGDGDSGEPVYVVMLPLLEGQFRTALQGNDQDQLQICIDSGDKAVQTEQGMHSVYIHAGTNPFDTITQAVKAVEKHMQTFHHRDKKNLPSFVDWFGWCTWDAFYTDVTADGVKQGLRSLEEGGAPPRFLIIDDGWQQIGSEDKEEEEGDPSVSVQEGAQFASRLTGIKENTKFQSHKQEETPGLKQLVEEAKKGHGVKSVYVWHAMAGYWGGVTPSAAGMARYEPALAYPVQSPGVTGNQPDIVMDSLSVLGLGLVHPRKAHTFYHDLHAYLAACGVDGVKVDVQNIIETLGAGHGGRVALTHAYHRALEASVARNFPDNGCISCMCHNTDTLYSAKQTAVMRASDDFYPRDPASHTIHISSVAYNTLFLGEFMHPDWDMFHSLHPAAEYHGAARAIGGCPIYVSDKPGNHNFDLLKKLVLPDGSVLRAQLPGRPTRDCLFSDPARDGASLLKIWNVNKCAGVVGVFNCQGAGWCRVVKKTRIHDEAPGTLTGSVRAEDVDAIALVAGGVDWDGEAVLYAHRAGVLVRLPRGAKLPVTLKTLEYELFHVCPVRAVARGVSFAPIGLLDMFNAGGAVEECTVNSDGNAGVTLSVRGCGRFGAYCSRRPVKCSLDSEDVEFSYDADMGLVTIDVPVPEQEMYRWALEIQV